One window of Vanessa cardui chromosome 5, ilVanCard2.1, whole genome shotgun sequence genomic DNA carries:
- the LOC124529579 gene encoding cryptochrome-1, with the protein MAGGSVLWFRHGLRLHDNPSLQNALEDRHTPFYPMFIFDGETAGTKIVGYNRMRYLLEALNDLDVQFKKYGGKLHMIKGKPDLVFRRLWEESGIRKICFEQDCEPIWRARDDCVRNLCREIGVSCRENVSHTLWDPDSVIQANGGIPPLTYQMFLHTIAIIGDPPRPVDDVDLKGVNFACLPKSFYDEFTVFEKVPKPEDLGVFLENEDIRMIRWMGGETAALNQMQNRLAVEYETFCRGSYLPTHGNPDLLGPPISLSPALRFGCLSVRRFYWCVQDLFQQVHQGRLASTQFITGQLIWREYFYTMSVNNPNYAQMSGNPICLDIPWKEPESDELQRWKEGRTGFPFVDAAMRQLRAEGWLHHAVRNTVASFLTRGTLWLSWEHGLAHFLKYLLDADWSVCAGNWMWVSSSAFEALLDSGECACPVRLGRRLEPSGHYVRRYVPELARMPVDYIYEPWNAPLEVQERAGCVVGRHYPAPVVDHRAAQQRNRAAMQDLRRMLEKAPPHCCPSSEDEVRQFMWLGDETQNEITST; encoded by the exons ATGGCCGGTGGCAGCGTGCTCTGGTTCCGACATGGACTACGTCTGCATGACAATCCGTCGTTGCAAAACGCCCTTGAGGACAGGCACACACCATTCTACCCAATGTTCATCTTTGACGGAGAGACAGCGG GTACGAAGATCGTGGGGTACAATCGCATGCGTTATTTGTTGGAGGCGCTGAACGATTTAGACGTCCAGTTTAAAAAGTATGGCGGAAAATTGCACATGATAAAGGGCAAGCCTGATCTTGTGTTCAGGCGTCTCTGGGAAGAATCCG GTATACGGAAAATTTGTTTCGAGCAAGATTGCGAGCCAATATGGCGCGCTCGTGACGACTGCGTGCGAAACCTCTGCCGTGAGATCGGAGTTTCGTGTCGGGAAAACGTTTCCCACACACTATGGGATCCAGACAGCGTCATCCAAGCTAATGGTGGAATCCCTCCATTGACCTATCAGATGTTTCTG caCACAATCGCTATTATTGGAGACCCACCTCGCCCTGTGGACGACGTTGATTTGAAGGGAGTCAACTTTGCCTGTCTTCCAAAAAGCTTCTACGATGAGTTTACTGTTTTTGAAAAG gtTCCCAAACCCGAAGACTTGGGAGTGTTTTTAGAGAACGAAGACATTCGTATGATACGCTGGATGGGGGGCGAGACTGCTGCATTGAACCAGATGCAGAACCGCCTGGCCGTGGAGTACGAGACCTTTTGCAG GGGCTCCTATTTACCGACGCACGGTAACCCCGACTTGCTCGGACCACCGATATCCCTGAGTCCGGCGTTGCGGTTCGGCTGTCTGTCTGTGCGTCG TTTCTATTGGTGCGTCCAAGACCTGTTCCAACAAGTGCATCAGGGACGCCTCGCTTCTACTCAGTTTATAACGG GTCAACTGATTTGGCGCGAGTACTTCTACACGATGAGCGTGAACAATCCAAACTACGCGCAAATGTCCGGCAATCCGATCTGTTTGGATATACCCTGGAAGGAGCCGGAGAGCGATGAGCTTCAAAG GTGGAAGGAGGGGCGCACGGGCTTCCCGTTCGTGGACGCGGCCATGCGGCAGCTGCGCGCGGAGGGCTGGCTGCACCACGCCGTGCGCAACACGGTGGCGTCGTTCCTCACGCGCGGCACGCTGTGGCTGTCGTGGGAGCACGGCCTCGCGCACTTCCTCAAGTACCTGCTCGACGCCGACTG GTCGGTGTGCGCCGGCAACTGGATGTGGGTGTCGTCGAGCGCGTTCGAGGCGCTGCTGGACTCGGGCGAGTGCGCGTGCCCCGTGCGCCTCGGCCGCCGCCTCGAGCCCTCCGGCCACTACGTGCGCCGCTACGTGCCCGAGCTGGCGCGCATGCCCGTCGACTACAT CTACGAGCCGTGGAACGCGCCGCTGGAGGTGCAGGAGCGCGCGGGCTGCGTGGTGGGGCGCCACTACCCCGCGCCCGTCGTCGACCACCGCGCCGCGCAGCAGCGCAACCGCGCCGCCATGCAG gATTTGCGCAGAATGCTCGAGAAAGCACCGCCTCACTGCTGCCCGTCCTCGGAGGATGAGGTCCGCCAGTTCATGTGGCTCGGCGATGAGACCCAGAATGAGATAACCAGCACCTAA
- the LOC124529580 gene encoding cytosolic Fe-S cluster assembly factor NUBP2 homolog, which produces MLDEVKQVILVLSGKGGVGKSTVSTQLALTLKEKGFKVGLLDIDLCGPSVPYLLNLEDQNIHQGAGHWIPVYLDKEKKLGVMSIGFLLKSRNDAVVWRGPKKTSMIKQFLEDVYWEDLDYLIIDTPPGTSDEHITVMENLRKVPHCSAIIVTTPQQVAIEDVRKEITFCRKTGIPIMGLIENMSGYECPTCSHCTNIFSTGGGKSLAEISKIKFLGSIPIDPRIGALAGKGVAAVTELPDCTTSKVFSDLINHLPPTTANGS; this is translated from the exons atgttgGACGAAGTTAAACAAGTTATATTAGTCCTGTCTGGAAAAGGTGGAGTAGGAAAGTCAACAGTGAGCACACAGTTAGCTTTAACTCTTAAAGAAAAAGGGTTTAAG GTTGGGCTCCTTGATATTGACTTATGTGGGCCGAGTGTTCCATACCTGTTGAATTTAGAAGATCAAAACATTCATCAAGGTGCAGGGCATTGGATTCCGGTGTATTTAGACAAGGAGAAAAAATTAGGTGTTATGTCTATTGGTTTCCTCCTAAAATCGCGTAATGATGCAGTTGTGTGGAGAGGCCCTAAGAAAACGTCTATGATTAAACAGTTTTTGGAAGATGTTTATTGGGAGGATTTGGATTATCTCATAATCGATACTCCTCCAG gaaCATCTGATGAACACATCACAGTGATGGAAAATCTTCGTAAAGTGCCTCATTGCTCAGCAATAATAGTGACGACACCGCAACAAGTTGCTATAGAGGATGTTCGAAAAGAAATAACATTCTGTCGGAAAACTGGTATACCAATCATGGGCCTGATTGAAAATATGAGTGG ataTGAATGTCCAACATGCAGTcattgtacaaatatattttcaacggGTGGAGGGAAATCCCTAGCCGAGATATCAAAGATTAAATTCCTGGGAAGTATACCCATAGACCCAAGAATTGGGGCATTGGCTGGTAAAGGTGTTGCCGCTGTGACGGAGTTACCAGATTGTACTACAAGCAAAGTTTTTAGTGACTTAATAAATCACTTACCTCCTACAACTGCAAATGGTTCATAA